Proteins from one Falco naumanni isolate bFalNau1 chromosome 2, bFalNau1.pat, whole genome shotgun sequence genomic window:
- the C2CD2 gene encoding C2 domain-containing protein 2 isoform X2 produces the protein MAWLAGGLAELRWCALVALFVAALATLAVYLVQYALLALRRGRPPPPLPPAPRRDELLEEGGSVLAWALSLGSWRRQWRRAWVAALSAEAATRADSLLLTFEEDDPPEPLELGVKQVVSIVKSAQEKVVSCNVVGDSVKFVVTVSHTSPAAAEGQSYSVKLSPLHLQLQLYMKDKGEDVKVEWFLINADEINFEIQPIVQEGQAAGTCAISEMLRDVLKNLFSSVSPSVVLSTRPTDIKEVQNVHNISLLPQGTSPPKPPRAHELKLLVKNIAVNLTDHSAAGSTNLACIVQLNDPMQKFSSSVAKNAANPFWKEEFIFELSAKSKALQLQIVEDGKLDSPLSTKVTVPLDLFRKQPSGQQSFALNSRAGESSPEPGPRLGSISAEFSFIEPHELKTWQVSSPVLATKIEKDRTVMPCGTVVTTVTAVKTKPRLEGRSSPLSTDSPAKTPVKVKVIEKDFSIQAIHSHGAPVSKTLSSSDTELLVLNGTDPVAEAAIRQLSESAKQKLKSPRKKSTIIISGVSKTSLSQDSEAALMMDYAAAMDSSCKEVDPSTVDEAVAKVTSDEKLSLGASEVVPDTEPQQSAHKAWGLENGSQQWDTNTLLDQTCEEISGSSLSVSETGSMKKSKEDYCANQN, from the exons ATGGCGTGGCTGGCGGGCGGGCTGGCCGAGCTGCGCTGGTGCGCGCTGGTCGCCCTCTTCGTGGCGGCGCTGGCCACTCTGGCCGTCTACCTGGTGCAGTATGCGCTGCTGGccctgcggcggggccggccgccgCCACCGCTGCCGCCGGCGCCGCGGCGGGacgagctgctggaggagggcGGCTCGGTGCTGGCCTGGGCGCTGTCGCTGGGCAGCTGGCGGCGGCAGTGGCGGCGAGCCTGGGTGGCGGCGCTCAGCGCCGAGGCGGCGACGCGGGCG gATTCACTGTTGCTTACATTTGAGGAAGATGACCCACCAGAACCACTTGAGCTAGGAGTTAAACAAGTTGTTAGTATTGTAAAGTCAGCTCAAGAGAAg GTGGTTTCTTGCAACGTTGTGGGAGATTCCGTTAAATTTGTTGTCACTGTCTCACATACTTCGCCTGCAGCTGCGGAAGGTCAGTCGTACAGTGTGAAACTGTCTCCACTTCACTTGCAG CTTCAGCTCTACATGAAAGACAAAGGGGAAGATGTCAAAGTTGAGTGGTTCCTCATTAATGCTGATGAAATAAACTTTGAAATCCAGCCAATAGTGCAGGAG ggacaggcagcagggacGTGTGCAATATCTGAAATGCTCAGAGATGTTTTGAAGAACCTCTTTAGCTCAGTTTCTCCATCTGTAGTGTTGAGTACAAGGCCTACAGATATAAAGGAGGTTCAG AATGTACACAACATAAGCCTTCTCCCTCAGGGCACTAGTCCGCCTAAACCTCCAAGGGCTCATGAACTCAAACTGCTGGTGAAAAACATCGCGGTAAACCTAACTGATCACAGTGCTGCAG GCAGCACAAACCTTGCATGTATAGTTCAGTTGAATGACCCTATGCAGAAGTTTTCCAGCTCTGTAGCCAAAAATGCTGCAAATCCCTTTTGGAAGGAAGAGTTTATCTT TGAACTAAGTGCCAAATCAAAAGCATTGCAGCTGCAAATAGTAGAAGATGGAAAACTGGATA gTCCTTTATCCACAAAGGTGACTGTACCTCTAGACTTGTTCAGGAAACAACCTTCTGGCCAGCAAAGCTTTGCACTGAACAGCAGGGCCGGTGAGAGCAGCCCAGAGCCAGGGCCCCGGCTGGGATCCATTAGTGCAGAG TTCTCTTTTATAGAACCCCATGAATTAAAGACGTGGCAAGTCTCTTCTCCAGTGCTGGCCACTAAGATAGAAAAGGATCGCACTGTGATGCCCTGTGGGACTGTTGTCACTACTGTAACTGCTGTGAAAACCAAACCTCGTTTAGAAGGGAGATCATCTCCGTTGAGCACAG ATTCTCCTGCGAAAACTCCAGTTAAAGTAAAGGTGATTGAAAAGGATTTCTCTATTCAAGCTATCCATTCTCATGGTGCTCCAGTCAGCAAAACTTTATCGTCTTCAGATACAG aactgcTGGTCCTGAATGGCACCGATCCTGTTGCAGAAGCAGCCATTCGGCAGTTAAGTGagtctgcaaagcagaagctgaagtctCCTAGAAAGAAAAGCACCATTATCATATCAGGGGTGTCCAAG ACCTCTTTATCTCAGGACAGTGAAGCTGCGCTGATGATGGACTATGCTGCAGCCATGGACAGCTCCTGCAAAGAAGTAGATCCATCCACTGTGGACGAAGCTGTTGCAAAAGTCACTTCTGATGAAAAGCTGTCGTTAGGTGCTTCAGAAGTAGTACCCGATACTGAGCCACAGCAAAGTGCCCATAAGGCTTGGGGATTGGAGAATGGCAGCCAACAGTGGGACACCAACACGCTTTTAGACCAGACCTGTGAAGAAATATCTGGGAGCTCATTAAGTGTTTCAGAAACTGGGAGCATGAAAAAATCTAAAG